A DNA window from Rhineura floridana isolate rRhiFlo1 chromosome 11, rRhiFlo1.hap2, whole genome shotgun sequence contains the following coding sequences:
- the LOC133367732 gene encoding olfactory receptor 14A16-like, producing MRENVANSSSMSHFLLMELSDSRDLQIVHSFVFLTLYLVTVIGNLLIIFAILFDYHLHTSMYFFLMNLAMLDLGSISVTIPKFMVNSFMNTRLISYSGCVAQVFFLLFFVASDFALLTVMAHDRYVAICNPLRYETIMNKVSCMQMVASAWISGLLYGILHTSSTFSISFCSNVIDQFFCEIPQLLKLSCSDLYLIEVGVLVFSASIALGCFIFIIITYVQIFTTVLRMPSVQGRQKALSTCLPHLIVVSMFVFTGTFAYLRPSTNAPSDLGLVFAVMYSVVPPMMNPLIYSMRNKDIKFALWQVLACGTLYQERFGRNFQKSFQNCIV from the coding sequence ATGAGAGAAAATGTAGCCAACTCAAGTTCCATGTCACATTTTTTATTGATGGAGTTATCTGACAGTCGAGACCTGCAGATCGTGCACTCCTTTGTGTTCCTGACATTGTACCTGGTGACTGTGATTGGGAATCTTCTCATCATCTTTGCAATACTCTTTGACTATCACCTGCACACTTCCATGTACTTCTTCCTGATGAACCTGGCCATGTTGGACCTTGGTTCAATTTCTGTAACCATCCCTAAATTCATGGTTAATTCTTTCATGAATACCAGGTTGATTTCTTATTCTGGGTGTGTTGCACAGGTTTTCTTCCTACTCTTCTTTGTAGCATCAGATTTTGCCCTCCTCACAGTGATGGCCCATGATCGATATGTTGCCATTTGTAACCCACTGCGGTATGAGACAATAATGAACAAAGTATCTTGCATGCAAATGGTTGCAAGTGCATGGATCAGTGGCCTTCTCTATGGAATACTACATACCAGTAGCACTTTTTCGATCTCCTTCTGCTCCAATGTTATTGatcagttcttctgtgaaatcCCACAGTTGCTGAAACTCTCCTGCTCTGACTTATATCTAATTGAAGTTGGTGTTCTTGTGTTCAGTGCTAGTATAGCGCTTGGTTGCTTCATTTTCATCATTATAACTTACGTCCAAATTTTCACTACAGTGCTGAGAATGCCCTCTGTGCAAGGAAGGCAAAAGGCCTTGTCTACTTGCCTTCCCCACCTTATTGTGGTCTCCATGTTTGTTTTTACTGGGACTTTTGCCTACCTCAGGCCTTCCACTAATGCTCCATCAGATCTGGGTTTGGTATTTGCGGTTATGTATTCAGTAGTTCCACCCATGATGAATCCATTGATTTATAGCATGAGAAACAAAGACATCAAGTTTGCTCTCT
- the LOC133367733 gene encoding olfactory receptor 14A16-like, which translates to MTESVANSSSMSHFLLMEFSDSRDLQIVHSFVFLTLYLATVIGNLLIIFVIVFDHHLHTPMYFFLMNLAMLDLGSISVTIPKSMVNSFMNNRLISYSGCVAQVFFLLFFVGSEFALLTVMAHDRYVAICNPLRYEAVMNNVACMQMVASAWISGLLYGILHTSSTFSISFCSNVIDQFFCEIPQLLKLSCSDLYLNEAGVLVFSTSIVLSCFIFIIITYVQIFTTVLRMPSVQGRQKALSTCLPHLIVVSTFVFTGTFAYLRHSSNALSVLGLVFAVLYSVVPPMMNPLIYSMRNKEIKVALWKMMNLQGSCKNPFSEFHH; encoded by the coding sequence ATGACAGAAAGTGTAGCCAACTCAAGTTCCATGTCACATTTTCTACTGATGGAGTTCTCTGACAGTCGAGACCTGCAGATCGTGCACTCCTTTGTTTTCCTGACATTGTACTTGGCAACCGTGATTGGGAATCTTCTTATCATCTTTGTAATAGTCTTTGACCATCACTTgcacactcccatgtacttctTCCTGATGAACCTGGCCATGCTGGACCTTGGTTCAATTTCTGTAACCATCCCTAAATCCATGGTTAATTCTTTCATGAATAACAGGTTGATTTCTTATTCTGGATGTGTTGCACAAGTTTTCTTCCTACTCTTCTTTGTAGGGTCAGAGTTTGCCCTCCTCACAGTGATGGCCCATGATCGATATGTTGCCATTTGCAACCCACTGCGGTATGAGGCAGTAATGAACAATGTAGCTTGTATGCAAATGGTTGCAAGTGCATGGATCAGTGGCCTTCTCTATGGAATACTACATACCAGTAGCACTTTTTCAATCTCCTTCTGCTCCAATGTTATTGatcagttcttctgtgaaatcCCACAGTTGCTGAAACTCTCCTGCTCTGACTTATATCTCAATGAAGCTGGTGTTCTTGTGTTCAGTACAAGTATAGTGCTTAGTTGCTTCATTTTCATCATTATAACCTATGTGCAAATTTTCACTACAGTGCTGAGAATGCCCTCTGTGCAGGGAAGGCAAAAGGCCTTGTCCACCTGTCTTCCACACCTTATTGTGGTCTCCACATTTGTTTTTACTGGGACTTTTGCTTACCTCAGGCATTCCAGTAATGCCCTATCAGTCCTGGGTTTGGTATTTGCAGTTTTATATTCAGTAGTTCCACCCATGATGAATCCATTGATCTATAGCATGAGGAATAAAGAGATCAAGGTTGCTCTCTGGAAAATGATGAATCTGCAGGGTTCTTGTAAGAATCCCTTCTCTGAATTTCATCACTAA